The following coding sequences lie in one Glycine max cultivar Williams 82 chromosome 19, Glycine_max_v4.0, whole genome shotgun sequence genomic window:
- the LOC100805047 gene encoding cytochrome P450 82A4-like — translation MDFILNYLNVTAIGFVSLILFCLFLYNPLKLAQRKKEAPTVSGAWPILGHLLLLSSSKAPHRVLGALADKYGPIFTIKLGAKKALVISNWEIAKECFTTNDIVVSSRPRLVAAENMGYNHAILGFSPYGPYWRELRKITTLEILTSRRVEQLQHVRVSEVQSSIKELFDVWRSKKNESGYALVDLKQWFSRLTFNMVLRMVVGKRYFGATTVDDDDVEKAQRCVNAIKDFMRLFGVFPVADAIPYLRCFDFGGHEKAMKETAKDLDSIISEWLEEHRQNRALDENVDRVQDFMDVMISLLDGKTIDGIDADTMIKSTVLTVIVGGADTTSTSLTWAMCLILKNPYVLEKVKAEFDIQVGKENCISESDISKLTYLQAMVKETLRLYPPGPLSGPREFTENCTLSGYNIEKGTRLITNLWKIHTDLNVWSDPLEFKPERFLTTHKDIDIRGHHFELLPFGSGRRICPGISFGLRMLHFPLASFLHSFEILNPSTEPLDMTESFGLVNAKATPLEIFIKPRLSPSCYESK, via the exons ATGGATTTTATTCTCAATTACCTAAATGTCACTGCCATTGGATTTGTTTCTCTAATCCTCTTCTGTTTGTTTCTGTATAATCCCCTCAAACTTGCCCAACGTAAAAAAGAGGCTCCTACAGTTTCAGGTGCATGGCCAATACTTGGTCACCTCTTACTATTGAGTAGTTCAAAGGCACCCCATAGAGTTTTGGGTGCTTTGGCTGACAAGTATGGACCCATATTCACCATCAAGCTTGGTGCCAAAAAGGCTTTGGTTATCAGCAACTGGGAAATAGCTAAGGAATGCTTCACCACAAACGACATCGTCGTTTCGTCTCGCCCCAGGCTTGTTGCTGCTGAAAATATGGGCTACAACCATGCCATCTTAGGGTTTTCACCCTATGGTCCTTATTGGCGCGAGCTAAGAAAGATTACAACGTTAGAGATCCTTACATCTCGCAGAGTGGAGCAACTACAGCATGTTCGTGTCTCCGAAGTTCAAAGTTCGATCAAAGAACTCTTTGATGTTTGGCGTAGCAAAAAGAATGAGTCGGGCTACGCGTTGGTGGATCTGAAGCAATGGTTTTCTCGCTTGACATTCAACATGGTTCTTCGAATGGTCGTTGGGAAGCGATATTTTGGTGCTACAactgttgatgatgatgatgttgagaAGGCACAAAGATGTGTAAATGCTATCAAGGATTTCATGCGTTTGTTTGGGGTATTCCCTGTGGCAGATGCTATTCCTTATTTGAGATGCTTTGATTTTGGTGGCCATGAGAAGGCCATGAAAGAAACTGCCAAGGATTTGGATAGTATCATAAGTGAGTGGTTAGAGGAGCACAGACAAAACAGGGCTTTGGATGAAAACGTTGATCGAGTTCAAGACTTCATGGACGTGATGATTTCCTTGCTTGATGGAAAAACAATTGATGGGATCGATGCCGACACCATGATCAAATCCACAGTACTG ACAGTAATTGTAGGAGGAGCTGACACAACCAGTACCTCTCTTACATGGGCAAtgtgtttgattttaaaaaacccATATGTGTTGGAAAAAGTTAAAGCTGAATTTGACATCCAAGTTGGGAAAGAGAATTGCATAAGCGAGTCTGATATAAGTAAGTTAACATACCTTCAAGCCATGGTCAAAGAAACTTTAAGATTGTACCCTCCAGGTCCTCTCTCGGGACCTCGTGAATTCACTGAGAATTGCACTTTAAGTGGCTACAATATCGAAAAGGGAACTCGCCTAATTACAAATCTTTGGAAGATTCACACAGATCTTAATGTTTGGTCAGATCCATTAGAGTTTAAACCAGAAAGGTTTCTTACCACTCACAAAGACATTGACATTAGGGGTCATCATTTTGAGCTACTACCATTTGGAAGTGGTAGAAGAATTTGTCCTGGAATATCCTTTGGCCTTCGAATGCTTCATTTCCCTCTTGCTAGTTTTTTGCATTCCTTTGAAATATTAAATCCGTCTACTGAACCTCTTGATATGACTGAAAGCTTTGGATTAGTCAACGCTAAAGCCactccacttgagatttttattAAACCACGTTTATCTCCAAGTTGTTATGAAAGCAAGTGA